The following proteins are encoded in a genomic region of Sesamum indicum cultivar Zhongzhi No. 13 linkage group LG8, S_indicum_v1.0, whole genome shotgun sequence:
- the LOC105168933 gene encoding protein HESO1, whose amino-acid sequence MALRAKVLQKKAEKFENKKLQVLKVTKERVSALEPLLQDVYASRRPKPTDYEVRRDLVRVFNEIAKEIYGNSKEIPVIVEFGSFVMDLFSTTSDLDLSVNFRTTGVAFPREKKIQTLRKFARKLYAIQSKGHIYGVLPITTAKVPILKCVDRGTGVECDISVENRDGILKSQIIHIISSIDERFQKLSFLMKTWAKAHNINSSKDKTLNSLSIILLVAFHLQTRDPPILPPFSAIFKDGTDPATVVKSLSNFVNYGKRNRETLAELFVTLLIKLSSVEKLWPKGLCASTCSGSWTSKTWDSKVASISVEDFTDQSQNVARAVGLAEVKQIYKCIDISIRHIFSFIDGQIGIELRDLMFGQDGIPIRIPRGTPHLHSIAALPCIPSQANQTKGLVSGKRRKQALHLDSALPYRITPVEGRTGIQSGSQEPVQQAILLDSVSTKKMRTAEGWRGMPSGSQEAAQVEGRVATQQPFDPRERQQPMGGWAGVYAGGWEGTQQPAAGGWGLTQQPCARGWEVARQPTPGGWGGAQQTTGWGGAQQTTGWGGAQQTTGWGGAQQTTGYGGAQQPGVGWGWTQQHTAGAQRSSEGGWCGTSASLWRREPYNRRF is encoded by the exons ATGGCTTTGCGGGCAAAAG TTCTGCAGAAGAAAGCAGAAAAGTTTGAAAACAAGAAACTGCAGGTTCTTAAAGTAACTAAGGAACGAGTTTCTGCACTTGAGCCACTGCTTCAAGATGTTTATGCCAGTCGGCGCCCAAAACCAACTGATTATGAAGTTCGTAGAGATTTAGTTCGTGTCTTTAATGAGATTGCGAAGGAAATTTATG GCAACTCAAAAGAAATTCCTGTCATTGTGGAATTTGGTTCTTTTGTAATGGATCTTTTCAGCACCACCAGTGATTTAGATCTCTCTGTGAATTTTAGGACCACTGGAGTTGCTTTTCCTCGCGAGAAGAAGATCCAGACTTTGAGAAAGTTTGCAAGAAAGCTATATGCTATACAGA GTAAAGGACATATTTATGGGGTCCTTCCGATTACCACAGCCAAGGTGCCTATTCTGAAATGTGTTGATCGTGGAACTGGAGTCGAGTGTGATATATCAGTTGAAAATAGGGATGGGATTTTGAAGTCCCAGATTATTCATATTATCTCATCCATTGATGAAAGGTTTCAAAAGTTGAGCTTTTTG ATGAAAACTTGGGCGAAAGCACACAATATCAACAGTTCAAAAGATAAAACTTTGAATTCTCTGTCCATAATACTATTAGTCGCGTTTCATTTGCAG ACTCGGGATCCTCCTATTCTTCCTCCCTTTTCTGCCATATTCAAGG aTGGCACCGATCCTGCAACGGTGGTGAAATCACTgtcaaattttgtaaattacgGGAAAAGAAACAGAGAAACTTTGGCTGAGCTCTTCGTCACTCTACTGATCAAG TTATCTTCTGTTGAAAAACTTTGGCCAAAAGGTCTCTGTGCGAGCACATGCAGTGGATCTTGGACATCCAAAACCTGGGATTCTAAAGTTGCCTCtattagt GTGGAGGATTTTACTGATCAGTCCCAAAATGTTGCCAGAGCTGTGGGACTAGCAGAAGTGAAACAGATTTATAAATGTATAGACATCTCTATCCGCCATATTTTCTCCTTCATCGATGGGCAGATTGGAATTGAACTGCGAGACCTTATGTTTGGCCAAGATGGAATCCCCATCCGAATTCCTAGAGGTACTCCACATTTGCACTCAATTGCAGCATTGCCTTGCATTCCCTCTCAAGCAAACCAGACAAAAGGATTAGTATCTGGGAAAAGAAGGAAACAAGCTCTGCATCTGGACTCTGCCCTTCCATATAGAATAACCCCCGTTGAAGGTCGTACGGGAATACAGTCCGGGAGCCAGGAGCCAGTACAGCAAGCTATTCTACTTGATTCTGTTTCAACCAAAAAGATGCGGACGGCTGAAGGTTGGAGAGGAATGCCTAGTGGAAGTCAGGAAGCAGCACAGGTGGAAGGCCGGGTAGCAACTCAACAGCCTTTTGACCCAAGGGAAAGGCAGCAACCTATGGGAGGCTGGGCAGGGGTGTATGCCGGAGGTTGGGAGGGAACTCAGCAGCCTGCTGCAGGTGGTTGGGGATTAACTCAGCAACCCTGTGCGAGAGGCTGGGAAGTAGCACGGCAACCCACTCCCGGAGGTTGGGGAGGAGCGCAGCAAACTACAGGTTGGGGAGGAGCACAGCAAACCACAGGCTGGGGAGGAGCGCAGCAAACCACAGGCTGGGGAGGAGCACAGCAAACCACAGGCTATGGAGGAGCACAGCAACCTGGTGTTGGCTGGGGATGGACACAGCAACATACAGCTGGAGCTCAGCGATCAAGTGAGGGAGGTTGGTGTGGAACCTCAGCTTCTCTCTGGAGAAGAGAACCGTACAACAGAAGGTTTTAG
- the LOC105169401 gene encoding F-box protein PP2-B15, with protein sequence MAEALPKDCLSHVISFTSPRDACRAALVAGIFRLAADSDLAWEKFLPSDYRQIISKSVAPVEFSSIKELFGKLSSTPLLIDGGKKTFSIDKYTNKICYMLSARELSIAWSANPLCWCWKPLHQSRFPEAVELIMVSWLDIRGKINTRMLSPNTTYGAYLVIQIAKRAFGLDALPFEVSVEVGDYKTQGRICMDREECKSMETLHEGEERVLRARGDGWLEVELGEFYNNGDEKEVKMEFKEVEGAQLKGGLVVEGIELRPKN encoded by the exons ATGGCGGAGGCGCTGCCGAAGGACTGCCTGTCCCACGTCATCTCATTCACTTCTCCTCGGGACGCCTGCCGCGCGGCCCTTGTCGCCGGGATTTTCCGCCTCGCAGCGGACTCCGACCTCGCCTGGGAGAAATTCCTGCCGTCGGATTACCGCCAGATTATCTCCAAGTCGGTTGCTCCGGTGGAGTTCTCTTCCATTAAGGAACTGTTTGGCAAGCTTTCATCTACTCCGCTCCTTATTGATGGGGGGAAGAAG ACATTTTCAATTGACaaatacacaaacaaaatatgCTACATGTTGAGCGCAAGAGAGCTCTCAATCGCTTGGTCCGCCAATCCTCTTTGTTGGTGTTGGAAGCCCCTCCACCAATCCCG ATTTCCTGAAGCTGTTGAGCTTATAATGGTGTCTTGGCTCGATATACGAGGAAAAATCAACACCAGGATGCTATCACCAAACACGACCTACGGTGCATACCTAGTTATCCAGATTGCTAAGCGTGCTTTCGGGTTGGATGCTCTGCCGTTCGAGGTTTCAGTTGAAGTCGGGGATTATAAGACACAAGGGAGGATTTGTATGGACCGCGAGGAGTGCAAGAG tatggAAACGTTGCATGAAGGGGAAGAACGGGTGCTTCGTGCACGCGGTGACGGATGGTTGGAGGTGGAATTAGGAGAATTCTACAATAATGGAGATGAGAAAGAGGTGAAAATGGAATTTAAAGAAGTTGAGGGTGCGCAGCTTAAAGGAGGACTTGTAGTTGAAGGCATAGAGCTTAGACCCAAGAACTGA
- the LOC105168934 gene encoding pre-mRNA-splicing factor 38, whose protein sequence is MANRTDPLAKSIRGTNPQNLVEKILRTKIYQNTYWKEQCFGLTAETLVDKAMELDHLGGTHGGNRKPTPFMCLVMKMLQIQPDKEIVVEFIKNPEYKYVRVLGAFYLRLTGTDIDVYRYLEPLYNDYRKLRQKLNDGKFTLTHVDEFIDELLTKDYSCDIALPRIKKRWTLEAIGSLEPRRSALEDDFEEEEEKDEDDQLADGLDSGGNDKDYYRARSPTREKDRDRKRDSHRYRDRDYDRDRDYDRDYDRDRGRGRDRDRDRDREKDRDRHRLRDDKDYGRERDRERDREGRERDRRDRDRGRRRSHSRSRSRSRDRRDRDGDDRRRRHRTSTSPKRRGEEPEDIRDEPKKKKEKKAKKDDGTDHPDPEIAEQNRLRASLGLKPLKL, encoded by the exons ATGGCGAATCGAACAGACCCTCTGGCGAAGAGCATAAGGGGTACGAACCCGCAAAATTTGGTGGAAAAGATTTTGAGGACCAAGATATATCAGAATACATACTGGAAGGAGCAATGCTTCGGTCTGACGGCCGAGACGCTCGTCGACAAGGCCATGGAGCTGGACCACCTCGGCGGCACTCACGGCGGCAACAGAAAGCCAACCCCTTTCATGTGCCTTGTTATGAAGATGCTCCAGATTCAGCCTGACAAAGAAATTGTTGTCGAATTCATCAAGAATCCCGAGTATAA ATATGTCCGAGTGCTTGGAGCCTTTTATCTGCGACTTACAGGGACAGACATTGATGTGTATCGTTACCTGGAACCTTTGTACAACGATTACCGAAAGCTGAGGCAGAAGCTAAATGATGGAA AATTCACATTGACACATGTTGATGAGTTTATCGATGAGCTTTTGACAAAAGATtattcttgtgatattgcTTTGCCACGAATCAAGAAAAG ATGGACACTTGAAGCTATTGGTTCACTAGAACCTCGAAGAAGTGCTCTTGAAGATGATtttgaggaggaggaagaaaaagatgaagatgaCCAACTTGCAGATGGATTAGATTCTGGGGGCAATGACAAG GATTACTACCGAGCACGAAGTCCAACTAGGGAAAAAGATCGAGATAGGAAACGAGATAGTCACAGATATAG GGATCGAGATTATGACAGAGATAGAGATTACGACAGGGATTATGATAGGGATCGTGGCAGAGGACGTGATAGAGATAGGGACCGCGACAGGGAAAAAGATAGGGATCGACATCGCCTAAGAGACGATAAGGATTACGGCCGTGAGAGAGACCGGGAGAGGGATAGAGAAGGGAGGGAGCGTGATAGACGAGATAGGGACCGTGGGAGGAGGAGGAGCCATTCAAGGAGCCGAAGCAGAAGCAGAGATCGCAGGGATCGCGATGGTGATGATCGTCGCAGAAGGCATCGCACCAGTACTAGTCCTAAAAGGCGTGGAGAGGAGCCTGAGGATATTCGTGATGAgccgaagaagaagaaagagaagaaggcAAAGAAGGATGATGGAACAGATCATCCAGATCCTGAGATTGCAGAACAAAACAGGCTCAGGGCATCTCTGGGACTGAAGCCTCTCAAGTTGTAA
- the LOC105168935 gene encoding single-stranded DNA-binding protein, mitochondrial, protein MSSLAPKFLKLLRVPTIATSFSSSTAIGLQGSSKVCFSTGSFDSGNDNDNDNARAGGGLDIDDDDFLPEKPELQLQGVDPRKGWNFRGVHRAIICGKVGQAPVQKILRNGKTVTTFTVGTGGMFDQRLVGANDLPKPVQWHRIAVHNPMLGAYAVQQLVKNSSVYVEGDIETRVYNDSINGDIKSIPEICVRRDGRVRLIKAGESMNDISIDELREGLL, encoded by the exons ATGAGTTCCCTCGCCCCTAAATTCCTCAAGCTCCTCCGAGTTCCTACAATCGCTACGTCCTTCTCTTCCTCCACGG CCATAGGTCTGCAAGGGAGCTCAAAGGTTTGCTTTTCCACTGGGTCATTCGACTCGGGcaatgataatgataatgataatgCGAGGGCAGGCGGTGGTTTGgatattgatgatgatgattttcTGCCCGAGAAGCCAGAGTTACAACTCCAGGGTGTCGATCCCAGAAAAGGGTGGAATTTTCGTGGTGTCCACAGG GCTATTATATGTGGAAAAGTTGGTCAAGCTCCAGTCCAAAAGATCTTGAGGAACGGTAAAACTGTAACGACATTTACTGTGGGAACAGGGGGCATGTTTGATCAGAGGCTTGTGGGTGCAAATGACTTACCAAAACCTGTTCAGTGGCATCGGATTGCAGTGCATAACCCTATGCTTGGAGCTTATGCCGTTCAACAACTTGTGAAAAA TTCTTCAGTCTATGTTGAGGGTGATATCGAAACAAGAGTCTATAACGACAGCATCAATGGTGACATAAAAAGCATACCTGAAATTTGTGTGCGTCGTGATG GAAGGGTACGGCTTATAAAGGCAGGAGAAAGCATGAATGATATTTCCATTGACGAGCTGC GTGAAGGGTTATTATAG